In Actinomycetota bacterium, the following proteins share a genomic window:
- a CDS encoding glycosyltransferase family 2 protein — protein MWVSGSPGAGRSERITAVTDEAAEPGPEARAPRRIAVVPAYNEATTVEAVLERLYGLVDELVIVDDGSTDDTRAIVQGWATDRDGAQLLTFDRNQGMSAAYHLAFSRLRDRLARGELDESDLVYTVDADGQHELSSLEALADLTIEEHLDALLARRDLSGYPIHKRVGNGVVSAWASLWAGGRLHDVESGYRIFRLGALADALDYYRGYKYSETVEVAVILHRLGYRVRNDVVVPVPLYRSRTRMVDAVIDLAVIPRAAWRVRSRGRSLS, from the coding sequence GTGTGGGTGAGCGGGTCGCCGGGCGCGGGGCGCAGTGAGAGGATCACCGCCGTGACCGACGAAGCCGCGGAACCAGGACCCGAGGCACGAGCACCCCGACGGATCGCGGTCGTCCCCGCCTACAACGAAGCAACGACGGTCGAAGCGGTGCTCGAGCGCCTCTACGGCCTCGTCGACGAGCTCGTGATCGTCGACGACGGATCCACCGACGACACGCGGGCGATCGTGCAGGGTTGGGCCACCGACCGCGATGGCGCGCAGCTCCTGACGTTCGATCGCAACCAAGGCATGTCGGCCGCGTATCACCTCGCCTTCTCCCGCCTGCGCGATCGCCTCGCCCGCGGTGAGCTCGACGAGAGCGACCTCGTCTACACCGTCGACGCCGACGGACAGCACGAGCTGAGCTCGCTCGAAGCGCTGGCCGATCTGACGATCGAAGAGCACCTCGACGCACTTCTCGCGCGACGCGACCTGTCCGGCTATCCGATCCACAAGCGGGTCGGGAACGGAGTGGTCAGCGCATGGGCGAGCCTGTGGGCGGGCGGCCGGCTCCACGACGTCGAGTCGGGCTACCGCATCTTCCGGCTGGGGGCCCTCGCCGACGCGCTCGACTACTACCGCGGCTACAAGTACAGCGAGACCGTCGAGGTCGCGGTCATTCTTCACCGCCTCGGCTATCGGGTGCGGAACGACGTCGTCGTGCCGGTGCCCCTCTACCGGTCACGCACGCGCATGGTCGACGCGGTCATCGACCTGGCGGTCATCCCCCGCGCCGCCTGGCGGGTGCGCAGCCGCGGGCGGTCGCTCAGCTAG
- a CDS encoding VOC family protein — MNDDWARPVVHWEIEARDPDRQRAFYAALFNWEIGDGPIMQIAPGLGGPEPGPGGHLRGSDRSGVSLYVQVRDLRASLSRASDLGGTVLSEPFDVPGGPTLAAITDPEGNPLMLVQQ, encoded by the coding sequence ATGAACGACGACTGGGCGCGACCGGTGGTGCACTGGGAGATCGAGGCGCGAGACCCGGATCGGCAACGCGCGTTCTACGCGGCACTGTTCAACTGGGAGATCGGCGATGGTCCCATCATGCAGATCGCGCCAGGGCTCGGTGGGCCCGAGCCCGGGCCGGGCGGGCACCTGCGCGGCAGCGACCGCAGCGGCGTGTCGCTCTACGTCCAGGTGCGCGACCTGCGGGCATCGCTCAGCCGTGCGAGCGACCTGGGCGGCACCGTGCTCAGCGAGCCCTTCGACGTTCCCGGCGGCCCGACGCTCGCCGCGATCACCGATCCCGAGGGCAATCCTCTGATGCTCGTCCAGCAGTAG